In Zingiber officinale cultivar Zhangliang chromosome 9B, Zo_v1.1, whole genome shotgun sequence, the genomic window gtgtagcacagaaagaaggaagctaaacaaaatagtagaagcgcacaagtgttgttacaatttctttttttattgaaaagcttctggaccaaggttgtatttatagccttggtctaggccgctagaagggttccaggcgcctcggaggggataaaactttatcccttttcaCATAGATCTCATTTGACCGTGATCTAGATAAAATATAGGTccgggaggggataaaactttatcccttttcacatagatcgcgtttgaccgtgatctggataaaatccaGGTCCGGGTGTCCGGactagttccgggcgcccggaccaagaaagtcaacaatgttgactttttcagtccgggcgctctgctctggttcagctctcctcggtctgggtcttccacttCGACTCCGCTTagttgggtgatctcagccatctggaatagggcttacccgaacccaacttccggccttctcgagcaaccttccgttccggcttctcgtcccttagaaacaCCACGCGCTTCCTTATCGTttgcccacgtactcttccgcagcacctcgtccctcggatgcactgaaccCGTCgcctctctcccgtgccgtccttctcgctagctacgtcttttgctcgactccctgtgctcctaagctcctgcacacttagacacaaggtttaaacaccacaagacctaacttaacttgttgatcatatcaaaacaaccttatGGTTCCAACAAAACCTTGGTCCtgcagacctgtttggactttgtcACTTAGTATTGGATCGGCCGcctaggactttccctcgatctttggtcctccaaacctatcgagcttccctgtCAATTATCGagtccttttgacccacttgggctttccacCTAACTTCCAAGATCTGCTAGGTctttcttgcctagcctccaactaggactttcctgattgagtaaacagcctacatacttggtcaacttgttagatcacaacaagacttaacttcaACCTTTGACagcatcaaaacttaagtttaattcAAATGCACTCTGCACCAAcagtaggttgtaaccaagtaactattgtgcctcttttcttttaagttgttattatttctttaatGTTAATTGCTTGTGCGTAACTAACTTATATCCTTGTTAAGTTCAAAAAGTAAAAGATTGTTCTATTTTATTATAGGGTTATTTACCTCCCCTCTAGCCGACCTAACAAGGACCAACAACTATTTTGTGGGAGAACATGGAAAAACATAACTATTTATTGCAGGAAACATGAGTAACGTAAGAGGAAATCTCGGAACACATGGAGAACGTGGCGGTACAACTACAACCTTATAAAAGATCACCTACTTCCATAGGCGCAAGTACTCACACACCTAGACTTCCATAAATCCTAAATTATGgttctctttcttcttcattctctCCTGTCAGAAACTTAATTAAGCAACAGAGTGACTGCGTTAGGGAACCTCCTAACCTTTATCCCAACCCTCTCTTCCTTGTTCTATTCCATTCAGACTTTGATAAATCCCTTCACTAGTCCCCGCAATTCCTTGGTGATCAGATCAACAACAAAATCGAAATCAATTTCAACTCAACGGTGGCTCATTCGTCGACGGTCTCAAGTAGGATCAAGAGACATTTCgataatactttaaaaataagggataaaataATAATTGTGAAACTAGATGCATCTTTTCAAAACGTAGGGTAATGTTTCATAATAGCCATtcgattaaaaattaaatcaattgaattcaattaatttatatttttaattaaatctaattattagaattttattattaaaattgaacaaatcaaacaaatataaaatagattaaatcaattagttactaaattaatcaataaaatttaataaattggaTCGATTTATCAATCTATATTGAATATAGAATCAATTTGATTGATTAgttgaattgtaattcaaatatATCGATCAATTAATATCAATTTGTTTCAATCTATTTAgttgaattcaaaattttaaaattatttgaatttaataaattgaaataattatgatttaaaataaaaataaataaattaataaaagtttCTCATTCGATATCCATGATTTTAATTAACCGAAATTTTGCTGAAGGGGACGGTAATGATCGATAAATATGTTATCTATGTGGGTCCATTATATATTGCGTTTACGCAGTGCAACGCGCAGCTTTGCAATGGCGTCCGCCGTCATGTTATCctgtttcctcttcttcctcctctgcacTTCACACGCAGCAAATCATCAACAAACCAACTTCCTCAATTGCTTTCTTGAAGCAACCGGAGGATCTTCCTCATCTCCTTCGAAGATTTACACTCCCAACACCACCTCCTTCTCCACCCTCTTCCGCTCCTCCATCCAAAACCTCCGGTTTCTCTCCTCCGGCGCAGAGACTCCCTCCTTCATCATCCTCCCTTCCGTCGATAACGACGCCCAGGCTGCAGTCGTCTGCGGCCGCCGTCACGGCATCCGCCTCCGAGTCCGGAGCGGCGGCCATGACTACGAAGGCCTCTCCTACGTCTCCTTCTCCAGTACTGATGGCCCGTTTGCCGTCGTCGACCTCTCTGGCCTTCGCTCCATCAAGGTAGACCCTGCAGCCCGCGTCGCCTGGGTCGGCGCTGGCGCCACAGTCGGCGAGGTGTACTACCACGTGGCCGCCGCCAGCCCCACCGCCGCGTTCCCTGCCGGCATCTGCTCCACGGTCGGTATCGGCGGGCAGTTCAGCGGCGGCGGCATCGGGTCGCTGCAGAGGAAGTACGGAGTCTCCGCCGACAACATCGTGGATGCCAAGCTGGTCAACGCCGAGGGGGAGCTGTTGACCAGAGAGACCATGGAGGAAGACTTGTTTTGGGCGATAAGAGGCGGCGGCGCGGCGAACTTCGGCGTCGTCGTGGCCTACAAGTTGCTACTCGTCCCGGTGCCACCCAAAGTGACTGTGTTCTCCGTGACCAGAACGCTGGGTCAGGGTGCCACGAGGTTGCTGCATTCATGGCAGAGCATCGCACCGCGGCTCGCCGACGATCTATGGATCAGGGCCTTGGTGAGGGCGGTCGGAGAGGCGCCGGTGAACCGCACGATCCAGGCCACATTCCAAGGTCTGTTCCTGGGGACGCGTCGCGCTACCCTTGCGGCCATCAAGAAGAGCTTCCCTGAGCTGCGCGTGAGGGCCGAG contains:
- the LOC122024553 gene encoding berberine bridge enzyme-like 26, producing MASAVMLSCFLFFLLCTSHAANHQQTNFLNCFLEATGGSSSSPSKIYTPNTTSFSTLFRSSIQNLRFLSSGAETPSFIILPSVDNDAQAAVVCGRRHGIRLRVRSGGHDYEGLSYVSFSSTDGPFAVVDLSGLRSIKVDPAARVAWVGAGATVGEVYYHVAAASPTAAFPAGICSTVGIGGQFSGGGIGSLQRKYGVSADNIVDAKLVNAEGELLTRETMEEDLFWAIRGGGAANFGVVVAYKLLLVPVPPKVTVFSVTRTLGQGATRLLHSWQSIAPRLADDLWIRALVRAVGEAPVNRTIQATFQGLFLGTRRATLAAIKKSFPELRVRAEDCNKLSWVETNLYLDGRAFNNTSVLLDRRQVYNISFKAKSDFVRKPISDKAWEGIWKVMMEAEEEPLVMILEPWGGRLWEIEDDAIAFPHRKGNLYNIQYIMAWLETEAAASTERHLTWMRRLYDYMAPHVSTNPRAAYLNYKDIDLGSSREEGRTSYKEASAWGRRYFLRNFEKLAKVKARVDPENYFWNEQGIPPFAA